From the Chiroxiphia lanceolata isolate bChiLan1 chromosome 13, bChiLan1.pri, whole genome shotgun sequence genome, one window contains:
- the CAPNS2 gene encoding calpain small subunit 2, protein MFLAKALLSGGSGSGRGGSLARGLGGLLTGGGGHGGNIGGLVGGIVNLISEAAAQYNPEPPPPPRNHFTNVEAYESDEIRQFRRLFAHLAGDDMEVCATELRNILNKVLSRHQDLKTDGFSLDTCRSMVAVMDCDTNGKLGFEEFKYLWNNIKKWQCVYKQYSTDQSGTLGRAQLPNALKAAGFHLKEELRQVIVRRYAGEDGSMDFNSFISCLVRLDGMFRTFKALDRDGTGQIQVTIKDWLQLTMYS, encoded by the coding sequence ATGTTCCTTGCTAAAGCTTTGCTGAGCGGAGGAAGTGGCAGTGGTCGTGGAGGGAGCCTTGCACGTGGCCTTGGAGGTCTCCTAACAGGAGGTGGTGGACACGGAGGGAATATTGGAGGACTCGTTGGAGGTATTGTCAATCTTATAagtgaagcagcagctcagtaTAATCCAGAGCCGCCTCCACCTCCTCGCAATCACTTTACAAATGTGGAAGCTTATGAGAGTGACGAGATCAGGCAGTTTCGTCGCCTTTTTGCCCACCTGGCTGGAGATGATATGGAAGTGTGTGCCACAGAGCTGAGGAACATCCTGAACAAAGTTCTTTCCAGACATCAAGACTTGAAGACAGATGGCTTCAGCTTAGACACGTGCCGTAGCATGGTAGCCGTCATGGACTGTGACACAAACGGCAAACTGGGCTTTGAAGAGTTTAAGTACCTGTGGAACAACATCAAGAAATGGCAGTGTGTGTACAAGCAGTACAGTACTGATCAGTCAGGCACTCTTGGGAGAGCTCAGCTGCCAAACGCCTTGAAGGCTGCAGGGTTCCACCTGAAAGAAGAACTCCGGCAGGTGATCGTGCGCAGATACGCCGGCGAGGACGGCAGCATGGACTTCAACAGCTTCATCAGCTGCCTGGTGCGGCTGGACGGGATGTTCCGCACCTTCAAGGCCCTGGACCGAGATGGAACTGGACAGATCCAGGTGACCATTAAGGACTGGCTGCAGCTGACCATGTATTCCTGA